In Salvelinus namaycush isolate Seneca chromosome 15, SaNama_1.0, whole genome shotgun sequence, a genomic segment contains:
- the LOC120060539 gene encoding mRNA decay activator protein ZFP36L1-like isoform X1, which translates to MTMAVVSPFDFSEVMNKKNKMLNYNNNILSSPHHAMSTPTGALLDRDRKAVGTPSLGRGVSVYHSVTLPNHNPSSKFHQNQFLNSLKISDPCSVTSGLISGSNKENRMRDRSFSETGERLLQKCLGPASPTSLGCNSQSQQQSQVNSSRYKTELCRPFEENGACKYGDKCQFAHGIHELRSLSRHPKYKTELCRTFHTIGFCPYGPRCHFIHNAEERRGPPPGSSFSPLSSNKLERPRLQHSYSFAGFPSSGGLRGEDSLTPTPMFSPEEMPEWPSCNPFTYSSQELANLFGPSLGSGGPAGTEPNTPAPLSPTNTPYFFRPMSESPTQMFESPSSPPQDSLSDQEGYQSSSGGSLSGSESPSLDANRRLPIFSRLSVSDD; encoded by the exons ATGACCATGGCAGTGGTTTCGCCATTCGACTTCAGCGAAGTAATGAACAAG aagaacaagatgctgaactacaacaacaacatactgagCTCCCCCCATCATGCCATGTCCACCCCCACCGGAGCCCTGCTGGACAGGGACAGGAAGGCTGTGGGGACCCCCTCGCTGGGCAGAGGGGTGTCTGTGTACCACTCGGTGACCCTTCCCAACCACAACCCCAGCTCCAAGTTCCACCAGAACCAGTTCCTCAACAGCCTGAAGATATCAGACCCCTGCTCCGTCACCTCCGGGTTAATCAGTGGCAGCAACAAGGAGAACCGCATGAGAGACCGCTCCTTCTCTGAGACAGGCGAGAGGCTCCTACAGAAGTGCCTGGGGCCGGCTAGTCCTACCAGCCTGGGATGCAACAGCCAGAGCCAGCAGCAGAGCCAGGTCAACTCCAGCCGCTACAAGACGGAGCTGTGCCGCCCGTTCGAGGAGAACGGCGCCTGCAAGTACGGCGACAAGTGTCAGTTCGCCCACGGCATCCACGAGCTGCGTTCTCTCAGCCGCCACCCTAAATACAAAACCGAGCTGTGTCGCACCTTCCACACCATCGGATTCTGCCCCTACGGTCCCCGCTGTCACTTCATCCACAATGCAGAGGAGCGCCGTGGACCCCCTCCCGGATCCTCCTTCTCCCCGCTCTCCTCCAATAAGCTGGAGCGTCCCCGTCTGCAGCACAGTTACAGCTTCGCAGGGTTCCCCAGCTCCGGGGgtctgagaggagaggacagcctCACCCCTACACCCATGTTCTCCCCAGAAGAGATGCCTGAGTGGCCAAGCTGCAACCCCTTCACATATTCCAGCCAGGAGCTGGCCAACCTCTTTGGCCCCAGCCTGGGATCCGGCGGCCCCGCGGGGACCGAACCCAACACCCCTGCACCCCTGTCTCCGACCAACACCCCCTACTTCTTTAGGCCCATGTCGGAGTCCCCCACCCAGATGTTTGAGTCTCCGTCCAGCCCTCCACAGGACTCCCTGTCAGACCAGGAGGGGTATCAGAGCAGCTCAGGGGGCAgtctcagcgggtcagagtcccCCAGCCTGGACGCCAACAGACGCCTCCCCATCTTTAGccgcctctctgtctctgatgaCTAG
- the LOC120060539 gene encoding mRNA decay activator protein ZFP36L1-like isoform X2, with amino-acid sequence MTMAVVSPFDFSEVMNKNKMLNYNNNILSSPHHAMSTPTGALLDRDRKAVGTPSLGRGVSVYHSVTLPNHNPSSKFHQNQFLNSLKISDPCSVTSGLISGSNKENRMRDRSFSETGERLLQKCLGPASPTSLGCNSQSQQQSQVNSSRYKTELCRPFEENGACKYGDKCQFAHGIHELRSLSRHPKYKTELCRTFHTIGFCPYGPRCHFIHNAEERRGPPPGSSFSPLSSNKLERPRLQHSYSFAGFPSSGGLRGEDSLTPTPMFSPEEMPEWPSCNPFTYSSQELANLFGPSLGSGGPAGTEPNTPAPLSPTNTPYFFRPMSESPTQMFESPSSPPQDSLSDQEGYQSSSGGSLSGSESPSLDANRRLPIFSRLSVSDD; translated from the exons ATGACCATGGCAGTGGTTTCGCCATTCGACTTCAGCGAAGTAATGAACAAG aacaagatgctgaactacaacaacaacatactgagCTCCCCCCATCATGCCATGTCCACCCCCACCGGAGCCCTGCTGGACAGGGACAGGAAGGCTGTGGGGACCCCCTCGCTGGGCAGAGGGGTGTCTGTGTACCACTCGGTGACCCTTCCCAACCACAACCCCAGCTCCAAGTTCCACCAGAACCAGTTCCTCAACAGCCTGAAGATATCAGACCCCTGCTCCGTCACCTCCGGGTTAATCAGTGGCAGCAACAAGGAGAACCGCATGAGAGACCGCTCCTTCTCTGAGACAGGCGAGAGGCTCCTACAGAAGTGCCTGGGGCCGGCTAGTCCTACCAGCCTGGGATGCAACAGCCAGAGCCAGCAGCAGAGCCAGGTCAACTCCAGCCGCTACAAGACGGAGCTGTGCCGCCCGTTCGAGGAGAACGGCGCCTGCAAGTACGGCGACAAGTGTCAGTTCGCCCACGGCATCCACGAGCTGCGTTCTCTCAGCCGCCACCCTAAATACAAAACCGAGCTGTGTCGCACCTTCCACACCATCGGATTCTGCCCCTACGGTCCCCGCTGTCACTTCATCCACAATGCAGAGGAGCGCCGTGGACCCCCTCCCGGATCCTCCTTCTCCCCGCTCTCCTCCAATAAGCTGGAGCGTCCCCGTCTGCAGCACAGTTACAGCTTCGCAGGGTTCCCCAGCTCCGGGGgtctgagaggagaggacagcctCACCCCTACACCCATGTTCTCCCCAGAAGAGATGCCTGAGTGGCCAAGCTGCAACCCCTTCACATATTCCAGCCAGGAGCTGGCCAACCTCTTTGGCCCCAGCCTGGGATCCGGCGGCCCCGCGGGGACCGAACCCAACACCCCTGCACCCCTGTCTCCGACCAACACCCCCTACTTCTTTAGGCCCATGTCGGAGTCCCCCACCCAGATGTTTGAGTCTCCGTCCAGCCCTCCACAGGACTCCCTGTCAGACCAGGAGGGGTATCAGAGCAGCTCAGGGGGCAgtctcagcgggtcagagtcccCCAGCCTGGACGCCAACAGACGCCTCCCCATCTTTAGccgcctctctgtctctgatgaCTAG